A single region of the Lotus japonicus ecotype B-129 chromosome 4, LjGifu_v1.2 genome encodes:
- the LOC130715891 gene encoding E3 ubiquitin-protein ligase RMA1H1-like, with protein sequence MAFEHYLTQEWEGSETETVSCDGGFDCNICLEFAHEPVVTLCGHLYCWPCIYKWLYVQSASLAPDEPPQCPVCKDGISHTTMVPLYGRGPSDSNLKVQHKDVLIPPRPTCSGAKSLFAASSQSSGQQLPYRNPYQNQDFNQEEEHDDETSQQMVTNLGGATMATGFPHLVFGMFGVGSSANSYNNPNSPPRFRRLEMQADKSLNRISIFLLCCFLLCLIVF encoded by the coding sequence ATGGCCTTTGAGCACTATCTTACCCAGGAATGGGAAGGATCAGAGACAGAGACAGTAAGTTGTGATGGTGGTTTTGATTGCAATATCTGCTTGGAGTTTGCACATGAACCAGTGGTGACTCTATGTGGTCACCTTTACTGCTGGCCCTGCATCTACAAGTGGCTCTATGTGCAAAGTGCTTCTCTTGCACCTGATGAGCCACCACAATGCCCTGTTTGCAAGGATGGCATATCACACACAACAATGGTTCCTCTCTATGGTCGTGGCCCAAGTGACTCTAATTTGAAGGTACAACATAAAGATGTTTTGATACCACCAAGACCAACTTGTTCTGGTGCTAAATCTCTCTTTGCAGCATCTTCTCAAAGTAGTGGCCAGCAGCTTCCATATCGCAATCCTTATCAGAATCAAGATTTCAATCAAGAAGAGGAGCATGATGATGAGACATCTCAACAAATGGTCACTAATCTTGGTGGTGCTACCATGGCAACAGGATTCCCCCACCTTGTGTTTGGGATGTTTGGGGTGGGAAGCTCAGCAAATTCATACAACAACCCAAATTCACCTCCCAGGTTTAGAAGGCTAGAGATGCAGGCTGACAAATCATTGAACagaatttcaatttttctcCTTTGCTGCTTTCTTCTATGTCTCATTGTGTTCTGA